ACATCTGGGCGGGTGGACCTCCGTCCCTGCGCGGCGCCTGCACCCCGCCTTGTGCCTCCTGCGTGTGACTGCAGGAGTGCACCCCGCTGCAGGTATCAGGGTACTGGGATGCCCCGAGGGCCAGGGAGGGCAGGTGTGCGGGGCGAGCTCCTGCGCCCATGTGTGAGCTGTTTGGCTCCAGGTGTGTGGATTCCTGACAACCAACAAGACAAATCTTTCCCAGGAAAGAGCCAGAGAGCTGCCGGGGAAGGGGTGACAGATGCGGGAGCCTCACCGCAGGGGAGAAGGGGGGGGGTGCACAGGCCCCGGGGGGAAGGGAAGGCCAGTCTCCAACCTCAGCTCGCCGTCTCGGTAACCCCTCCGCCATCACCAACCTGGCACTGCTTTCCTCACCGTGGTGTTCCCAATCCTTGACACCCTTGGGCAGCCCAGAACTTCTGCCTAGGCTTCTGCAAAACCGCCCCCaaaacaaaaggggaaaaaattcaGTTACCCGGTGAGACTTCCCAAATGCCGTGGAGAGCCTCTGCTTCTGCCTCCGGACTCCCCCAGCTCACTTTTTTCTCGGGCACCCGCTGTGGCTCCACTACAtccaagctgtgtgaccttagacgaGTTCTAACCTCGCCGggcttctgttttctcctctgtaaaactgGGGTAACAGTTGTACCCACTGCTTAGGATGGTGAGGAATACAGTTAAAAGTTAACCACACGGAAAGTACTCAGcgcaggagagagagagcgagcgagagagagagagagcgagagagagagagagagagctctccACACAATATAACTCCAGGTTTCCTGTTTGCGGACCTCTTCCTGTCCCAAATCACACCCTTCAGCTATTCACCGAGGGGCTCCTGCGTACCAGAGGCCCTGGGACACATTTGCTCTTTCTAGGATGCTGCCCAGAGCCAGTAGAAGGTGTGAGGAGGAGGGCACTACCAAACCTGGCCAGGGAGCAGTGCCAGGTGGGAGAGTCTGCTGTGGTTTGCAGCTGAGACCCGGCTTGGCACCCCCGCCCTCTGACTGCAGGACAGCCAGGCTTGCTGGGGcttgcaggggctcacacctcaGGGCTAACACCTGGGCCTCACCCCCACAGGCTGTTTGCCCTGGAGCCTGACCTGCTGCCCCTCTTCCAGTACAACTGCCGCCAGTTCTCCAGCCCAGAGGACTGTCTCTCCTCACCTGAGTTCCTGGACCACATCAGGAAGGtgagagggaggcagagctgcTGTGACCTCTGGGATCCAGCAAAGCACCTCCCTGGTGGAGGTGAATGGGGAAATGAATGGTGAATGGTGGAGAATGGGGAAAATGACTTTCTGCCCCAGGCCTAGTTTTACTCCTCTCCTGTTCCCCCAAGCAGGGTATCAGCTCCTTTCCCTCTGGACTGGATTGGTCTGAGACATCAAAATCAGCCTCTTTCCCTACCCTGTGTTCAGAGAGCTGGTCCCAGCCTCTGTCATTGCCTTTGTCCCCTCGCTCCCATAGGTTGTGTTAGCACAGATCCTCATCATTGGGAACTATCTGCCTATGAAAACCAGGCTGAGATTGTCTTAGAATCTCATGATTCTCaaagggcctcagtttctcctcgTCCCAGCAGACAACACTCTCCAGTAGGCGTGTTTAGAGATGTGAATTCCTCAGAGGAGAGAGGCTTCCTTCATGGGTGTAACATTAGTAGTTTGGCCACCATGTATTGTGTGCCCCCTATATGTAGTAGACACAGGCTGCCTTTGACCCCTGATCCTGGAAACTGAGGGTTCTGCTGGGACCCTCTTGCTTTGGGACCCTCATGCCTTGGGCTGTGATTGTGAGCAGATGTGGCTGCTCTGGCCTCTCTGTTTCACTGCTGCCTTGGCCTTGGCAGGTGATGCTCGTGATTGATGCTGCGGTGACCAATGTGGAAGACCTGTCCTCACTGGAGGAGTACCTTGCCAGCCTGGGCAGGAAGCACCGGGCAGTGGGTGTGAAGCTCAGCTCCTTCTCGGTGGGTAAAGGAGCTCTGACTCTCTCCAGAGCTCCTGGCCTGGGGCCACTTCTCTCTCCCAGACTTCCCCTAGCCACTTGTTCGGTCTCCCATTCCCGTATCCTTAGATAACCAGGGCTGTGGGCCTGCATCTGTTACCTGCTTTGTGGCCCTGACATGggcttgacctctctgagcttccaaATTCTCTTTTCTGACATGGCTTcttttaaaaccataaaagttAAGGAGCCTTTGGGATTAGCTGGTCTGCTCAATTTCCTGTTGCTATGTATCAAACAACCCTAGAACTATGACAGTGCTTTCTGATTTCTgatggctgggctcagctgggcagcTCTTCTGCTCTGCATGGTGTAACTGGAGTTACTTGTGTGTTGTGTTTAGCTGGGAGCTCAACTGAGGCTAGAATGTCCAAGGCCTGTCAGCCTTTGAGCTCTGTCCCTGCGGTTTGTTGTCATTCACTAGTCTATCTGAGCTTCTTTATAGAATGGAAGCTGAGTTCTGAGAGGGAGTTTTTAgaggacaggccccagtgtgcaaGCGCCTATAAAGCCTCTGCTTGCGTCACTCTTGCTAatgtcccattggccaaagcCACTCACATGGATAAGCCCAGTGTCAATGTGGGAGGACCCTACTCAAGGGCATGAATCCTTGAGGTGTGGCCCATTGGGGGCAACTGATATGACAGTCTGCCACACAGTCCAGTCACCTTGCCAGATGGTGAGCACCTTGAGGAAGGAGCTATGTTGGTCTTGTCCTCCTCTCCATCCCCAGCACCAGCACAATGCCTGATCTACCAGGGCTATAGTGGATATTCAGTTAATatttgtgagataaataaaccTTATTTTATTATGAGTAATAATAGCAAATGAGAgccattatatttatttatttatttatttatttatttatttatttatttatttatttNNNNNNNNNNtttatttatttatttatttatttatttatttatttatttatttattttggggacagaatcttgctctgtcacccaggctggagtgcagtgatgtgatcacaactcactgcagcctcaacttcccaggttcaagtgatcctcccacctcaacctccctcatagctgggactacaggcatgcactaccatgcccagctaatttttgtattttttggtagaaatggagttttgccatgtttcccaggctggtttcaaactcctaggctcaagtggtctgcccacctcggcctcctgaactgctgggattataggcgtgagccactgtgcctggcctattatcaTTGTAGGCTTCCTGTATACAGATGCTGTGCTAAGAGCTTTTTCTGGATTATCCCATTTAATCATCCCAAcaggcccaggaggtggagcttctACTTTCCTTGTATCACTGATGAagcagctgaggctcagagaggttacataacttactcaaggtcacccagctgatGAAGAGTGGAGTCAGAATCTGCACTCAGGTCtatctggctccagagcccagaCTCTTAACCCCATCATTGCTGCCTTGCAGTTGAGGAAACTCAAGTCTGGGGGCAATGACTTGGTTTGGTCTAAGCTGGGAGGTCCCAGGCAATGTCTTGACCCCACTCATGGGGTGTTTGCAAGACCGAGAGTGGGGTGAAAAATGTGAGGATACAAAGCCTCACATTTAGAGGGAAAGGTGGGCACAATGTGATACCCGAGGATTTGGGTAGGACCCTGCTCAGGAAGCATGGACTCCgtgcaggagaaaaaaaaggcCCAAGAGCCCTAATCAGccctaggcctcagttttctcacctgtggaATGGACCAGTGCCTTCCTGCCTTTGGAAGTGACAAGGTGCCTCTTGCCTCTGCAGACAGTGGGTGAATCTCTGCTCTACATGCTGGAGAAGTGTCTGGGCCCTGCCTTCACACCAGCCACACGGGCCGCCTGGAGCCAGCTCTACAGGGCTGTGGTGCAGGCCATGAGTCGAGGCTGGGACAGCGAGTAAGAGGCGACCCTGCCCAGTGGCCCCCATCTGTTTGTGTCTGTCTGTTGGTCTGTATCTGTTGTAGCCCAGGCTCTCCAAGCTTCCCTGCATCTTGGTCCTTGTTACTTGGCCACACTGGAGAGGtgctggggcagggctgggtctcagtctcccagagtcCAACTGCAGAAGGAGTGGCTTTTCCTCCAGGAAGGGGCTTCTGGGTGTCCCCCTCATCCCCAATAGCctctttcctgccttttttttttttttttttttttttttttcctttttggcacTCCCTCTGGCCCTGTGAGGAATGTTttggtggcagaggtgggatggagctggaaaggtatgggggtgggaggggatggGGCTCTTCTGTGTGTCCTGCTTCTTCAGGTGAGTGCAGGCCAAGGCAGGGGTGAGATGGCTGAGCTTCCAGCGCCTTCTATCTTACTTGCCGAGTCCCTTCACTGCTTTCCTGCCCCAAGATGGCTTGCTTTTCACAAATAAAGAGAAAGGCAGCTTTAGCCTTCTTGGTGGAATCCCAGGCGTGGGAGCAGAATCAGAACtgccagggaagggaagggggactTGGGTCTCAATAGGGCTCATCTGAGTTGCGCGGGCTGTGCAGATGCCCTGACAGGGTTGGTTTCCTTTGGCGGCATTCCCTTTCCCTCATTCAGCACTTCTGCCAGGAACTCCCTGACTATTCCGCTGCGGCGGGAACCCAGCTAGCTGGCCAGGTGGGGCGGGGCTGGGGACTGGCCAGGAAGGAGGGGTGACTTCATCCCAGAGAGACCCAAGTTCCCCCAGCCCTTCATCACCAACCCGCTCCTGCACGAGTGAGTCTTACCTCCCCCGGCCCTCCTTTCTGGCTCAGCCTGCAGCGACTGTGAGGCCACAGCTTCTCAGATTCACTGCCCACTGTGTGCCAGTACTCAGGCAGCTGGAGAGAAGGCAGCTGCGGagacccccaccctcaccccagccGTCTGCACTTTTACCGTTTGCTCTGTGCTGTCTGTGATCCTATAAACTCATGAGAAATAAACTGGTACTGTGTGCCTCTCTGACCCTCGGGCCTGGTCTTTTCTTGGGTCTTGGCCTGTACCAGATGAAGCTGCAGGGCAGCGGATCTCAAGGCAGGATGGGAGGATGGAGTCAAGGAGGCCAAGGCCTGGGAGGAAGCTCTGGGAAGCCAGTGGCAGACATCTGTGGGGTCTGTGGCCCAAACTGGCTGGCAGGTCACAAACCCAGCTCTTCTTCCTCCTGGGCACACAACTGGATGTCATGCAGCCACCCTTGCAATTAGGTGGGGTGTGTGACTGGGCTCTGGCCGCTGGACCATGCAGATGTGTGTGCCACTCCCAGGCCTGGTCCCCCAAAACTCCTGCATGCTCCTCCATGCTCTGTCATCCTTCTGCTGGTGTGATACAGACCTCACAGAGACCATGAGGGCTACGTGTTAAACATGGCAGAGCCACAGGTGAAAGGAGTCCCAACCCTGAATCGCTGCTTGGAGGAAGGTGCCCATTAATCAGAATCAcccattttgaattttatatgaaAGAGACAAATTTCTCTTGTGCTTATGCCATTATACATTTTGGGGTTAGTTAAACCCACACCCAGACTGATCTATGGTCTGAAGCAGGTCATTGGTCGGGGGCTTGGGACCCCACAGGCTGTGGGCTAGAAAGCCAGCCAGGGATGTGGGGAGGAGGAACTGCGTTGAGTGGGCATGACAGGAGCAGGTTTGGGGTTACTTCCACGTGTTCCAGCCTCAGCGGTGGATCCAGAGCCCACGCATGGCTGCAACGCCTGTGCCTGGGCTGGCTGTCCTCGCCCTAGGCTTCCAGTTTCTCAGTTGACATTGAATGTAGCAGATGCCCATGGGGCCTTGCCAGCTCCCAGATGGGGCCTCGTTTTCTTTAAGC
This genomic window from Piliocolobus tephrosceles isolate RC106 chromosome 6, ASM277652v3, whole genome shotgun sequence contains:
- the NGB gene encoding neuroglobin, giving the protein MERPEPELIRQSWRAVSRSPLEHGTVLFARLFALEPDLLPLFQYNCRQFSSPEDCLSSPEFLDHIRKVMLVIDAAVTNVEDLSSLEEYLASLGRKHRAVGVKLSSFSTVGESLLYMLEKCLGPAFTPATRAAWSQLYRAVVQAMSRGWDSE